In a genomic window of Kluyveromyces marxianus DMKU3-1042 DNA, complete genome, chromosome 7:
- the AGP2 gene encoding Agp2p encodes MIGGSNYIRLQQQTSGDGKDLMTGSISLLSKQKAQESEEVVAFSSDDSSGYFRTSTARSLKNYHVQLIGISGVIGTALFVSIGKALYHGGALSLIFGFALWCIPILCITVSTAEMVCYLPISSPFLRMSKRCCNDSMAVMAGWNFWFLECVQIPFEIVAVNTILHYWRDDFSPAIPLCIQVVLYIGISLFAVRYYGETEAFLASFKILLAVGLFLFTFITMLGANPKHDRYGFRNITTTKFKKYFPNGEGSESIGYFQGFLACIIQASFTIAGPDYVAMIAGETMLPRKVLPTAFKQVFIRLTILFLGGCLCVGIVCSSKDPALTAVINEPRPGAGSSPYVIAMNNLGIKVLPDVVNAALVTAAFSAGNAYTYCSSRSLYGLSLDGYAPRVFQYCTKSGVPIFAVAVSLVWALISLLQLSSNSAVVLNWLINLITASQLINFAVLCIVYLSFRRAYIAQYPSKSLPELPFKSWGQPYTCYCGLTAVTLMIGVQGYTVFLRGNWDVENFLFCYLMVFVDIAIFLGCFFVFKRAKDPWVKPHEADLLTGIDEIEEHEKSLGFHKYALNSIQNC; translated from the coding sequence ATGATCGGAGGCAGTAATTATATACGCTTACAGCAACAGACGAGCGGTGACGGCAAGGATTTAATGACAGGGTCCATTTCGTTGTTATCTAAGCAGAAGGCCCAGGAATCCGAAGAGGTAGTAGCCTTCTCTTCTGATGACAGTAGCGGATACTTCAGGACTTCAACAGCGAGGAGTTTAAAAAACTACCATGTACAGCTTATAGGTATCTCAGGAGTTATTGGTACAGCATTGTTTGTGAGTATTGGTAAAGCGTTGTACCACGGAGGAGCATtatctttgatttttggATTTGCGTTATGGTGCATTCCGATTCTTTGCATTACGGTAAGTACGGCTGAAATGGTCTGCTATCTGCCTATTTCTTCGCCTTTCTTGCGAATGTCCAAAAGATGCTGTAACGATTCAATGGCGGTTATGGCTGGGTGgaatttttggtttcttgaaTGTGTGCAGATCCCATTTGAGATCGTCGCTGTAAATACTATTTTGCATTATTGGCGAGATGACTTTTCACCAGCTATTCCGCTATGCATACAGGTGGTATTGTATATTGGAATCTCACTATTTGCAGTTAGGTATTATGGGGAAACGGAGGCATTTTTGGCAAGCTTCAAGATTTTATTAGCTGTTGggttgtttttgtttacatttaTCACCATGCTAGGAGCAAATCCTAAACATGACAGATACGGGTTCCGAAATATTACAACAACcaagttcaagaaatacTTTCCTAATGGAGAAGGATCTGAATCAATAGGGTACTTTCAAGGATTCTTGGCTTGCATCATTCAAGCAAGTTTCACCATCGCGGGGCCAGATTATGTCGCCATGATAGCGGGTGAAACTATGCTCCCAAGAAAGGTATTACCAACTGCTTTCAAACAGGTGTTTATCAGACTAACAATTTTGTTCCTTGGTGGGTGTCTTTGCGTTGGTATTGTGTGCTCAAGCAAAGATCCAGCATTAACAGCGGTTATCAACGAACCAAGGCCTGGAGCCGGTTCATCTCCTTATGTCATTGCAATGAATAACCTTGGAATCAAAGTATTGCCGGATGTGGTTAACGCTGCGTTGGTTACCGCCGCATTTTCGGCAGGCAATGCATATACGTACTGCTCTTCAAGATCATTATATGGTTTGTCCCTTGATGGATATGCCCCCAGGGTTTTCCAATACTGTACCAAATCTGGCGTTCCTATTTTTGCTGTAGCAGTCTCATTAGTATGGGCACTGATAAGTTTGTTACAACTAAGTTCCAATAGTGCGGTTGTGCTCAATTGGCTTATCAATCTAATCACTGCTTCGCAACTCATCAATTTCGCGGTGCTCTGCATCGTTTATTTATCATTCAGAAGGGCTTACATCGCCCAATACCCATCGAAAAGCTTACCTGAACTTCCATTTAAGTCATGGGGGCAACCTTATACTTGTTATTGTGGTCTAACCGCGGTTACATTGATGATAGGAGTTCAAGGGTACACCGTTTTTTTGCGTGGTAATTGGGACGTAGAGAACTTTTTATTCTGCTACTTAATGGTATTCGTTGACATTGCAATATTCTTGGGCTGCTTCTTTGTATTCAAAAGAGCAAAGGATCCATGGGTAAAGCCGCATGAAGCCGATCTTCTCACCGGAATAGATGAGATAGAAGAACATGAAAAGTCGTTAGGTTTCCATAAATATGCACTCAATTCTATTCAGAATTGCTAA
- the RVB2 gene encoding RuvB family ATP-dependent DNA helicase reptin — protein MSIQTQDSQETLKSLSLIAAHSHISGLGLDENLQPKPSSQGMVGQLQARRAAGVILKMVQNGTIAGRAVLVAGPPSTGKTALAMGLSQSLGKDVPFTAIAGSEIFSLELSKTEALTQAFRKSIGIKIKEETELIEGEVVEIQIDRSITGGHKQGKLTIKTTDMETIYELGNKMIEGLTKEKVLAGDVISIDKASGKITKLGRSFARSRDYDAMGADTKFVQCPEGELQKRKTVVHTVSLHEIDVINSRTQGFLALFTGDTGEIRSEVRDQINTKVAEWKEEGKAEIVPGVLFIDEVHMLDIECFSFINRALEDEFAPIVIMATNRGISKTRGTNYKSPHGLPLDLLDRTIIITTQNYDKSEIKTILTIRSTEEEVELTPEALDLLTNIGTETSLRYSSNLISVSQQIAQKRKSNVVDVVDVERAYLLFLDSSRSVKFVQEFESQYIDNQGQVNISIGKSEDAMDTSA, from the coding sequence ATGTCTATCCAAACGCAGGACTCTCAAGAGACTCTTaagtctctttctttgattgCCGCACACTCGCACATTTCTGGATTGGGTTTGGATGAAAACTTGCAACCAAAGCCTTCTTCCCAAGGTATGGTTGGCCAACTACAAGCTCGTAGAGCTGCTGGTGTCATTTTAAAGATGGTTCAAAATGGTACCATTGCAGGTAGAGCTGTCTTAGTTGCTGGTCCACCATCCACTGGTAAAACTGCATTAGCTATGGGTCTTTCACAATCATTGGGGAAGGATGTTCCATTCACTGCCATTGCAGGTTCAGAAATATTCTCTTTAGAGCTTTCAAAGACCGAGGCTTTGACCCAAGCCTTCCGTAAGTCCATTGGTATCAAAATCAAGGAAGAAACAGAATTAATCGAGGGTGAAGTTGTGGAAATTCAAATTGACAGATCTATTACCGGTGGCCACAAGCAAGGTAAGTTAACTATCAAAACTACAGACATGGAGACCATTTACGAATTGGGTAATAAAATGATTGAAGGTTTGACTAAGGAAAAGGTTCTAGCGGGTGATGTTATTTCTATCGATAAAGCAAGTGGTAAAATCACCAAGCTTGGAAGATCCTTCGCTCGTTCTCGTGATTACGATGCCATGGGGGCCGATACTAAATTTGTTCAGTGTCCAGAAGGTGAGCTACAAAAGAGGAAGACAGTTGTTCATACTGTATCATTACATGAAATTGATGTGATAAACTCTCGTACCCAAGGTTTCCTAGCTCTATTTACCGGTGACACTGGTGAGATCAGATCAGAGGTTCGTGACCAAATCAACACCAAGGTTGCTGAATGgaaggaagaaggaaaagcaGAAATTGTTCCAGGTGTTCTATTCATTGATGAGGTCCACATGCTTGATATCGAATGTTTCTCCTTTATCAACCGTGCCCTAGAAGATGAATTTGCACCTATAGTGATAATGGCAACTAACCGTGGTATCTCCAAGACCCGTGGAACAAACTACAAGTCTCCTCATGGTTTACCACTAGATCTTTTGGATAGAACGATCATAATAACTACTCAGAACTACGATAAGAGTGAAATAAAAACCATCTTGACTATCAGAAgtacagaagaagaagtggaatTGACCCCTGAAGCTCTGGATCTACTCACAAACATTGGTACTGAAACATCACTCCGTTACAGTAGCAATTTGATCAGTGTTTCTCAACAAATAGCTCAGAAGAGAAAATCAAACGTTGTTGacgttgttgatgttgaacGTGCTTACCTATTGTTCTTAGATAGTTCTCGTTCCGTCAAGTTTGTACAAGAATTTGAATCTCAGTACATTGACAACCAAGGCCAGGTGAATATCAGCATTGGTAAAAGCGAAGACGCTATGGACACTAGCGCTTAA
- the VMA11 gene encoding H(+)-transporting V0 sector ATPase subunit c', whose translation MSQVISEDQYAPLFAPFFGFAGCAFAMILSCFGAAIGTAKSGIGISGIGTFKPELIMKSLIPVVMSGILAVYGLVVAVLIAGGLSPSEDYTLFNGFMHLSCGLCVGFACLSSGYAIGIVGDVGVRKYMHQPRLFVGIVLILIFSEVLGLYGMIVALILNTRGSSS comes from the coding sequence ATGTCGCAAGTCATTTCGGAAGACCAGTATGCACCTCTGTTTGCGCCATTCTTTGGTTTCGCTGGATGTGCGTTTGCTATGATCCTGTCGTGCTTCGGTGCTGCTATCGGTACGGCTAAATCTGGTATCGGTATTTCTGGTATTGGTACGTTTAAGCCAGAGTTGATTATGAAATCTCTAATTCCTGTTGTTATGAGTGGTATATTGGCCGTGTATGGGCTTGTAGTAGCTGTTTTAATTGCGGGTGGTTTGTCGCCTAGTGAAGACTACACCCTTTTTAACGGGTTTATGCACTTGAGTTGTGGTCTTTGTGTGGGTTTTGCATGCTTAAGCAGTGGTTATGCAATTGGTATCGTGGGTGATGTTGGTGTGAGAAAGTATATGCACCAACCCAGATTATTTGTCGGTATAGTGTTGATTCTAATTTTCTCCGAAGTTTTGGGGCTATACGGAATGATCGTGGCCTTGATATTGAATACCAGAGGCTCTTCAAGTTGA
- the NSL1 gene encoding MIND complex subunit NSL1, with protein sequence MSAYVDKLDVTQKQLRFLHKQFKEILDEKVRKALPGYSEDDEVSQEIQLQLDQFLMDAIEMAGESMNVVDAGRGTTVKSIIQEVQKEYMEPFDVDLNERVRKLYQEWEDRTVEVSQLRREAPQVVISEYTNLEKQLLDDIDAKIEAAAARRDQETGTGTETETETETDTQDPDSSEYWSQLADQYKQALTALKSTNQDIPSHETRQKRLRTLLDLIEQEVGS encoded by the coding sequence atgtCCGCATATGTTGATAAACTGGACGTCACGCAGAAACAACTGCGGTTTCTACATAAACAATTTAAGGAAATCCTCGATGAGAAAGTACGAAAGGCCTTGCCCGGATACTCAGAGGACGATGAGGTGAGTCAGGAGATCCAGCTACAACTGGACCAGTTTCTCATGGATGCTATCGAGATGGCAGGCGAGTCCATGAATGTTGTCGATGCCGGACGGGGCACTACGGTGAAAAGCATTATCCAAGAAGTACAGAAGGAGTACATGGAGCCATTCGACGTGGACCTTAACGAGCGCGTACGGAAGCTATACCAGGAATGGGAGGATCGCACCGTAGAGGTATCGCAATTGAGGCGAGAAGCGCCCCAGGTTGTTATTTCGGAGTACACAAACCTGGAAAAGCAACTGCTCGATGACATAGATGCCAAGATcgaagctgctgctgctagGAGGGATCAGGAAACAGGAACTGGAACCGAAACCGAAACCGAAACCGAAACCGATACACAGGACCCTGACAGCTCCGAATACTGGTCCCAACTCGCAGACCAGTACAAGCAGGCTCTCACAGCACTAAAATCCACTAACCAAGATATACCATCTCACGAAACAAGACAAAAACGACTGCGCACCCTACTAGACCTAATAGAACAGGAAGTAGGCTCCTAA
- the SSO1 gene encoding syntaxin, producing MSYNNPYAQEYEMEAQQPHGGGHGSSKNDFVGFMNGINDINNGLSDYQQLINNIDVLQRRLLSEVNEEREQQARAELDQVTAEATNLQYHLKDQIKNAQQQAVGDSAKMAQAENSRQRFLKAIQDYRIVEVNYKEQNKEQAKRQYRIVQPEATDDEVEAAISDVGGQQIFSQALLNANRRGEAKTALAEVQQRHQELLKLEKTMAELTQLFNDMEQLVIEQQENIEVIDKQVENAQQDVEQGVGHTNKAVKSARRARRNKIRCLIILAIVIIIIVVAVAVPLATR from the coding sequence ATGAGTTACAACAATCCGTATGCGCAGGAGTATGAAATGGAGGCACAGCAGCCACATGGTGGTGGGCATGGCAGTTCGAAGAACGACTTTGTTGGGTTCATGAATGGTATCAATGATATCAACAACGGACTATCAGACTACCAGCAATTGATAAACAACATTGATGTTTTGCAGCGGAGGCTTCTATCTGAAGTGAATGAGGAGCGTGAGCAGCAGGCGCGTGCAGAGTTGGACCAGGTGACTGCTGAGGCGACGAATTTACAGTACCATTTGAAGGACCAGATTAAGAATGCACAGCAACAGGCTGTCGGGGATTCTGCGAAGATGGCTCAGGCGGAGAACTCTAGACAGAGGTTCTTGAAGGCTATCCAGGACTACCGTATTGTGGAGGTGAATTACAAGGAACAGAATAAGGAGCAGGCCAAGAGGCAGTACAGGATTGTGCAGCCGGAAGCTACTGACGACGAGGTTGAAGCGGCCATCAGCGATGTTGGTGGACAACAGATTTTCTCGCAAGCGCTACTAAATGCGAACAGACGTGGTGAGGCCAAGACTGCGTTGGCAGAGGTACAACAGCGTCACCAAGAACTCTTGAAGTTGGAGAAGACCATGGCTGAGTTGACTCAGCTATTCAATGATATGGAACAGTTGGTTattgaacaacaagagaacATCGAGGTGATTGACAAGCAAGTCGAGAACGCACAACAGGATGTGGAACAAGGTGTGGGCCACACCAACAAGGCCGTGAAGTCTGCTAGAAGggcaagaagaaacaagattAGATGTCTAATCATCTTGGCTAttgttatcatcattattgtGGTTGCTGTTGCAGTTCCTCTTGCTACGAGATAA
- the FAS2 gene encoding trifunctional fatty acid synthase subunit FAS2, giving the protein MKPEVEQELAHVLLTELLAYQFASPVRWIETQDVFLKDFNSERVVEIGPSPTLAGMAQRTIKNKYESYDAALSLQRQVLCYSKDAKEIYYTPDPAELAPKEEATGAESAPAAAAASAPAPAAAAAPAAAPAAAAAPVAAAADIPDEAVKASLLIHVLVAQKLKKPLEQVPMSKTIKDLVGGKSTVQNEILGDLGKEFGTTPEKPEETPLEELAETFQESFSGSLGKQSSSLISRLLASKMPGGFTITVARKYLQTRWGLGSGRQDSVLLVALTNEPSARLGSEADAKAFLDSMAQKYASIAGINLAAASASAGAAGGAAGGSGATIDAAAFEELNKDQRVLARQQLEILARYLKLDLNQGEKKFLKEKDTVAELQSQLDYLTEELGEYFIQGVSTSFSRKKARVFDSSWNWAKQSLLTLYFEIIHGVLKNVDREVVTEAINIMNRSNETLIKFMEYHISHTDENDGENYKLAKQLGQQLIENCKHVLHMDPVYRDISKPTGPKTIVDKNGNIKYSEEPREAVRKFSQYVQEMALGGPLTKVNEGSITEDLKRVYKAISAQAAAHNISDSTQIQFETLYGELIEFLESSKEIDASVATRPAGVDEDALDEDSTKEVASLPTKSAIVKTVSSTIPRETVPFLHLKKKLPSGEWAYDRQLSSLFLDGLEKAAINGVTFKDKYVLITGAGVGSIGAEVLQGLVQGGAKVIVTTSRFSKKVTDYYQSIYAKYGSKGSTLIVVPFNQGSKQDVENLVDFIYDDEKNGGLGWDLDAIIPFAAIPENGIELENIDSKSEFAHRIMLTNILRLMGCVKKQKSARGIETRPAQVILPMSPNHGTFGGDGMYSESKLSLETLFNRWYSESWGNQLTICGAIIGWTRGTGLMSANNIIAEGIEKMGVRTFSQKEMAFNLLGLLIPEVVSLCQKSPVMADLNGGLQFLNDLKEFTGKLRSELMETSEVRKAVSIETALEHKVVSGNNADAAHSKVEVQPRANIQLNFPTLKPYDEIKKITAPELEGMLNLERVIVVTGFSEVGPWGSSRTRWEMEAYGEFSLEGCVEMAWIMGLIKYHNGNLKGRPYTGWVDAKTNEPVDDKDVKAKYEAHILEHAGIRLIEPELFNGYNPDKKQMIQEIIIEEDLEAFEASKETAEQFKLEHGDKVDIFEIPETGEYSIKLLKGATLYIPKALRFDRLVAGQIPTGWDAKTYGISEDTISQVDPITLFVLVSVIEAFIASGITDPYEMYKYVHVSEVGNCSGSGMGGVSALRGMFKDRYKDEPVQNDILQESFINTMSAWVNMLLISSSGPIKTPVGACATAVESLDIGVETILSNKAKICIVGGYDDFQEEGSYEFGNMKATSNTLEEYEHGRTPAEMSRPTTTTRNGFMEAQGAGIQVIMTADLALKMGVPIYGILAMTATATDKIGRSVPAPGKGILTTAREHHGNLKFPSPMLDIKYRKRQLTARQEQIKQWVENEIEMLRYEVESVPAEEQEEFIQERTAEIEREASNQLKAAQQQWGNEFYKSDPRIAPLRGALATYGLTIDDLDVASFHGTSTKANDKNESATINEMMKHLGRSEGNPVLGVFQKYLTGHPKGAAGAWMMNGALQILNSGIVPGNRNADNVDKLLEQFEYILYPSHSIKTDGIKAVSVTSFGFGQKGAQAIAVHPDFLYAAVDKTTYEKYVEKCRLREKAAYKYFHHGMINNSLFVVKEHAPYSDDLEQGVYLDPLARVTNDKKTGELKFTPAKIQSEESYVSEANKKTASVVNGLVQNLQGASGKKSSLSPGVDVELIKSINIENETFLERNFTKQEIEYCQKQPCPQASFAGTWSAKEAVFKSLGVKSQGAGAPLKDIEIVREKSGEPPKVQLHNEAAKIASSAGVSNVKVSISHDDLQSVAVAIAE; this is encoded by the coding sequence ATGAAGCCAGAGGTTGAACAAGAATTGGCTCACGTCCTTTTGACTGAGCTTTTGGCGTACCAGTTTGCTTCTCCAGTGAGATGGATTGAAACACAAGATGTTTTCTTGAAGGATTTCAACTCTGAGCGTGTTGTTGAAATTGGTCCTTCTCCAACTTTGGCTGGTATGGCCCAGAGAACcatcaagaacaagtaCGAATCTTACGATGCTGCTTTGTCCTTGCAAAGACAAGTGTTGTGTTACTCAAAGGATGCTAAGGAGATCTATTACACTCCAGACCCAGCTGAATTGGCTCCTAAGGAGGAAGCTACTGGTGCTGAATCTGctccagcagcagcagcagcatctGCTCCTGCCccagctgctgctgccgccCCAGCTGCCGCTCCAGCCGCCGCCGCCGCTCCAGTCGCTGCAGCAGCTGATATTCCAGATGAAGCGGTTAAGGCCTCTCTATTAATCCACGTTTTGGTTGCTCAAAAGCTAAAGAAGCCATTGGAACAAGTCCCAATGTCCAAGACCATCAAGGACTTGGTTGGTGGTAAATCTACCGTCCAAAACGAAATTCTAGGTGATCTAGGTAAGGAATTTGGTACCACTCCTGAaaaaccagaagaaactccattggaagaattggCTGAAACTTTCCAAGAATCATTCTCTGGTTCTCTAGGTAAGCaatcctcttctttgatttccAGATTGCTTGCTTCTAAGATGCCTGGTGGTTTCACTATCACTGTTGCCAGAAAGTACTTGCAAACTCGTTGGGGTTTGGGTTCTGGTAGACAAGATTCCGTCTTGCTAGTGGCTTTGACTAACGAACCAAGTGCTCGTCTAGGTTCTGAAGCCGATGCAAAGGCCTTCTTGGACTCAATGGCTCAAAAGTACGCTTCCATCGCTGGTATCAACTTGGCTGCTGCTTCCGCCAGTGCCGGTGCCGCTGGTGGTGCCGCTGGTGGCTCCGGTGCTACTATCGATGCCGCTGCTttcgaagaattgaacaagGATCAAAGAGTTTTGGCCCGTCAACAATTGGAAATCCTTGCCCGTTACTTGAAGTTGGACTTGAACCAaggagaaaagaagttcttgaaggaaaaggacACTGTCGCAGAACTACAATCACAACTAGATTACTTAACAGAAGAATTGGGAGAGTACTTCATCCAAGGTGTCTCTACCTCCTTCTCTAGAAAGAAGGCTAGAGTTTTCGATTCCTCCTGGAACTGGGCTAAACAATCTTTGTTGACTTTGTACTTCGAAATTATTCACGGTGTTCTAAAGAACGTCGACAGAGAAGTCGTCACCGAAGCCATTAACATCATGAACAGATCCAACGAAACCTTAATTAAGTTCATGGAATACCACATCTCTCATACTGATGAAAACGATGGTGAAAACTACAAGTTAGCTAAGCAGTTGGGTCAACAATTGATCGAAAACTGTAAGCACGTCTTGCACATGGACCCTGTTTACAGAGACATTTCCAAGCCAACTGGTCCAAAGACCATCGTTGACAAGAACGGTAACATTAAATATTCTGAAGAACCAAGAGAAGCTGTTAGAAAGTTCTCACAATATGTCCAAGAAATGGCTCTTGGTGGTCCTTTGACAAAGGTGAACGAAGGTTCCATCACAgaagacttgaagagaGTCTACAAGGCTATCTCTGCTCAAGCTGCTGCTCACAACATCTCGGACTCTACTCAAATTCAATTCGAAACTTTGTACGGTGAATTGATCGAATTCTTGGAATCTTCCAAGGAGATCGATGCCTCTGTCGCAACAAGACCAGCTGGTGTCGACGAAGATGCTTTGGATGAGGACTCCACAAAGGAGGTCGCTTCCTTGCCAACCAAGTCTGCTATCGTTAAGACTGTCTCATCGACTATTCCAAGAGAAACTGTTCCATTCTtgcatttgaagaagaagttacCAAGTGGTGAATGGGCTTACGACCGTCAATTATCCTCTTTGTTCCTAGACGGTTTGGAGAAGGCTGCCATTAATGGTGTCACCTTCAAGGACAAGTACGTTTTGATCACTGGTGCCGGTGTCGGTTCCATTGGTGCCGAAGTTCTACAAGGCTTGGTCCAAGGTGGTGCTAAGGTTATTGTCACTACTTCTCGTTTCTCCAAGAAGGTTACTGACTACTACCAATCTATCTATGCCAAGTATGGTTCCAAGGGTTCTACTTTGATCGTTGTTCCATTCAACCAAGGTTCTAAGCAAGATGTTGAAAACTTGGTTGACTTCATctatgatgatgagaagaaCGGTGGTCTAGGTTGGGATTTGGATGCCATTATTCCATTTGCTGCCATCCCAGAAAATGGTATCGAATTGGAAAACATTGACTCCAAGTCTGAATTCGCTCACAGAATCATGTTGACCAACATCTTGAGATTGATGGGTTGTGTTAAGAAGCAAAAGTCTGCTAGAGGTATTGAAACCAGACCAGCCCAAGTTATCTTGCCAATGTCTCCTAACCATGGTACTTTCGGTGGTGATGGTATGTACTCTGAATCTAAGTTATCTTTGGAaactttgttcaacagATGGTACTCCGAATCTTGGGGTAACCAATTGACCATCTGTGGTGCCATTATTGGTTGGACCAGAGGTACTGGTTTGATGTCTGCTAACAACATCATCGCTGAAGGTATTGAAAAGATGGGTGTCCGTACTTTCTCTCAAAAGGAAATGGCCTTCAACTTGTTGGGTTTGTTGATCCCAGAAGTTGTCAGTTTGTGCCAAAAGTCTCCAGTTATGGCTGACTTGAACGGTGGTCTACAATTCTTGAACGACTTGAAGGAATTCACCGGTAAGCTACGTAGCGAATTGATGGAAACTTCTGAAGTCAGAAAGGCTGTTTCTATTGAAACCGCTCTTGAACACAAGGTTGTTTCTGGTAACAACGCTGACGCTGCTCATTCCAAGGTTGAAGTTCAACCAAGAGCTAACATCCAATTGAACTTCCCTACTTTGAAACCTTACGAtgaaatcaagaagattaCTGCTCCAGAATTGGAAGGTATGTTGAACTTGGAAAGAGTTATTGTCGTTACCGGTTTCTCTGAAGTCGGTCCATGGGGTTCTTCAAGAACCAGATGGGAAATGGAAGCCTACGGTGAATTCTCTTTGGAAGGTTGTGTCGAAATGGCCTGGATTATGGGTTTGATTAAGTACCACAACGGTAACTTGAAGGGTCGTCCATACACCGGTTGGGTTGATGCTAAGACTAACGAACCTGTCGATGACAAGGACGTCAAGGCTAAGTACGAAGCTCACATTTTGGAACACGCTGGTATTAGATTAATCGAGCCAGAATTGTTCAACGGCTACAACCCAGACAAGAAGCAAATGATCCAAGAAATcattattgaagaagatctaGAAGCCTTCGAAGCTTCTAAGGAGACTGCTGAACAATTCAAGCTGGAACACGGTGACAAGGTTGATATCTTCGAAATCCCAGAGACTGGTGAATACTCTATTAAGTTGCTAAAGGGTGCTACTTTGTACATTCCAAAGGCTTTGAGATTTGACCGTCTGGTTGCTGGTCAAATTCCAACTGGTTGGGATGCCAAGACTTATGGTATTTCTGAAGACACTATCTCTCAAGTTGATCCAATTAccttgtttgttttggtttccGTCATTGAAGCATTCATTGCATCTGGTATCACCGATCCATACGAAATGTACAAGTATGTCCACGTTTCTGAAGTCGGTAACTGTTCTGGTTCCGGTATGGGTGGTGTTTCTGCTTTGCGTGGTATGTTCAAGGATCGTTACAAGGACGAACCAGTGCAAAACGATATCTTGCAAGAATCTTTCATCAACACCATGTCTGCTTGGGTTAACATGttgttgatttcttcttctggtcCAATCAAGACACCAGTTGGTGCTTGTGCGACTGCTGTCGAATCTCTGGACATTGGTGTTGAAACCATCTTGTCTAACAAGGCAAAGATCTGTATTGTTGGTGGTTACGATGacttccaagaagaaggttctTACGAGTTCGGTAACATGAAGGCTACTTCCAACACCTTGGAAGAATACGAACACGGCCGTACACCAGCTGAAATGTCCAGACCAACCACTACCACCCGTAATGGTTTCATGGAAGCTCAAGGTGCTGGTATCCAAGTTATCATGACTGCCGATTTGGCTTTGAAGATGGGTGTTCCAATCTACGGTATCTTGGCCATGactgctactgctactgATAAGATCGGTAGATCTGTTCCAGCTCCAGGTAAGGGTATTTTGACTACTGCCAGAGAACATCACGGTAACTTGAAGTTCCCATCTCCAATGTTGGACATCAAGTACAGAAAGAGACAATTGACTGCTCGTCAAGAACAAATTAAGCAATGGGTTGAGAATGAAATTGAGATGTTGAGATACGAGGTTGAAAGTGTTCCTGCtgaagagcaagaagaattcatcCAAGAACGTACTGCTGAAATCGAACGTGAAGCTTCTAACCAATTGAAGGCtgctcaacaacaatgggGTAATGAATTCTACAAGTCTGATCCAAGAATTGCTCCACTAAGAGGTGCTTTGGCTACTTACGGCTTGACCATTGATGACTTGGATGTTGCTTCCTTCCACGGTACCAGTACCAAGGCCAATGACAAGAACGAATCTGCTACTATCAACGAGATGATGAAGCACTTGGGTAGATCTGAAGGTAACCCAGTTCTTGGTGTGTTCCAGAAGTACTTGACTGGTCATCCAAAGGGTGCTGCTGGTGCCTGGATGATGAACGGTGCCTTGCAAATCTTGAATTCCGGTATTGTTCCTGGTAACCGTAACGCTGACAATGTCGACAAGTTGTTGGAGCAATTCGAATACATTTTGTACCCATCTCACTCTATCAAGACTGATGGTATTAAGGCTGTTTCTGTTACCTCGTTTGGTTTCGGTCAAAAGGGTGCTCAAGCCATCGCTGTGCACCCAGATTTCTTGTATGCTGCTGTAGACAAGACCACTTACGAGAAGTATGTTGAGAAGTGCAGACTAAGAGAAAAGGCTGCATACAAGTACTTCCACCACGGTATGATCAACAACTCCTTGTTTGTTGTCAAGGAACACGCCCCATACTCTGACGACTTGGAACAAGGTGTGTACTTGGACCCATTGGCCAGAGTTACCAACGACAAGAAGACTGGTGAGTTGAAATTCACTCCAGCCAAGATTCAATCCGAGGAATCCTACGTTTCTGAGGCAAACAAGAAGACTGCTTCCGTGGTTAACGGTTTGGTTCAGAACTTGCAAGGTGCAAGTGGCAAGAAATCCAGCTTATCTCCAGGTGTCGATGTGGAACTGATCAAGAGCATCAACATCGAGAACGAGAcatttttggaaagaaacTTCACCAAGCAAGAAATTGAGTACTGCCAAAAGCAACCATGTCCACAAGCATCATTTGCAGGAACCTGGTCTGCCAAGGAGGCTGTATTCAAGTCCTTGGGTGTGAAGTCTCAAGGTGCTGGTGCCCCACTAAAGGATATTGAAATTGTGCGTGAAAAGTCTGGCGAACCACCAAAGGTCCAATTGCATAATGAGGCTGCTAAGATTGCCTCATCTGCTGGTGTCTCCAATGTGAAAGTCTCCATTTCTCACGATGACTTGCAATCCGTTGCCGTGGCCATTGCCGAGTAA